The genomic window GCCGGCCGCGCGCCCGGCGCGTAGCGGAAGGTGACGTGCTCGAGCCGGACGCCGAGCGGCCCGGCGGGCAGCTCGAGGGCCGAGCCGGTGGCGGCCGGGTCGCGGACGTCGGGCCGGGTGTCGAGGACGTCGAGCACCCGGCGGAACCCGGCGACGGCGTTCTGGCCCTCGTTGAGCACCTCGCTGGCGGTCTGCACCGGCGCGACGAACAGCGTGACGAGGAAGAGGAAGGCGACCAGCGTGCCGGCGGTGACCTGACCGGCCAGGCCGAGCCAGACGCCGACCACGACGACGGCGGCGTTGGCGACGGCGGCCACGAACTCGCCGCTGACGAACACCGCGGCGGTGACCTTCTGCGCGTCGACCTGGGCGCGGTAGTGCCGGCCGATGGCGCGGTCGAGGCGGGCCGCCGTCCGCTCGCGGATGCCGTAGGCACGCACCGTCGGGGCGCCGACGACGGACTCCGCGACGGCCGCGAGGACGTCGCCCACCCGCTCGCGGACCACGCCGTAGGCGACCTGCAGCCGCTGGGCGAACCAGCGGACGGCGATCGCCAGCGGGACGAAGCAGACGAGCACCAGCAGGGTCAGCTGCCAGGAGTAGACCGCCATGACGACGGTGGCCACGACCAGCTGGCCGAGGCTGACCACGCCGAGCACGCCGCCCCACTGCATGAAGGTCGACAGCTGGTCGACGTCGCTGGTGACGCGGGAGACCAGCGAGCCGCGGCGCTCGCCCTGCTGGTGCAGGACCGACAGGTCGTGCACGTGCCGGAACGCCCGCGAGCGCAGCCCGGCCAGCGCGGTCTCGGTGGTGCGGAAGAGCCGGACGTTCATCCGGTAGACGGCGACGCCGGTGACCAGGACGACGGCGGCGCAGACGGCCACCAGGGTGCGGACCAGCCCGAGGTCGGGGCCGCCGGGGGCGAGCAGGCCGCGGTCGATGACCTGCTGGACGGCGATCGGCACGACGACCCGCCCGGCGGTGGCGATCAGGGCGAGCGCGAAGGTGGCCGGCAGCCCGCGGCGGAACTCGGGCATGGTCCGCAGGCCGCGGCGCAGCGTGGCGATCGCGCCTCGCCCGTCGCTCACGCCGCCACCTCGGCCTGCGAGTACGCGCGCACCAGCGCCGCGTAGCCGGGGACGGTGGCCAGGAGCTGCTCGTGGGTGCCGCGGGCGGTCACCCGGCCGTTCTCCAGCCAGACCACCTCGTCGGCCAGCGCGATGGTGGCCTGCCGGTAGGCGACGACCACCACGGTCGAGGGCCGGTCGGCCGAGCGCAGCGCGTCGAGGATGCGCGCCTCGACGGTGGGGTCGACGGCGCTGGTGGCGTCGTCGAGGACCAGCAGCCGGGGCCGCCGGATGACGGCGCGGGCGAGCGCGAGCCGCTGCCGCTGGCCGCCGGAGAGGGTGGCGCCGCGCTCGCCGACGCGGGTGTCGAGGCCCTCGGGCAGCCGGTCGACGAAGTCCTCGGCGGCGGCCACCCGCAGCGCCGCGCGGACCTCGTCGTCGGAGAAGTCGCCGCCGAGGGTGACGTTGCCGCGCACGGTGTCGTCGAAGAGGAACGTGCCCTGCGGGACGAACGCGGCCTGACCGCTGACCTCGCCCTCGCGCAGCCGGCGCACGTCGACGCCGTCGAGCAGGACCTCGCCGGCGATCGGGTCGACCAGCCGCACGAGCAGCCCCGCCAGCGTGGACTTGCCCGACCCGGTCGGCCCGACCACGGCGACCGTGCTGCCGGCCGCGACGTCGAAGGTGATCCCGGAGAGCACCGGCGCCGCGGCGCCGTCGAAGACGTGGTCGACCGCGCGCAGGCCCAGGCGGGCGCCGCCGTCGCCGCCGGCCGCGGCGTCCGGGCCGTGCGGGGTCTCGCCTGTCGCGTCGAGGACCGGGGTCACCCGGTCGAAGCCGGCCAGCGCGCGCGGGAGGTCGGCGAGCACCCAGCCGATCGCGCGGATGGGCAGCGCGAGCAGGGTGAACAGGTAGGCGATGCTCACCAGGTCGCCGGCGTCGGTGTCCCCGGAGGCGACCCGGCCGGCGCCGACCAGCAGCACGGCGAGCGTGCCGAGGTTGGGCAGCGCCTCCATCAGCGGGTCGAACAGCCCGCGCACCCGGCCGACGGCGACCAGCCCGTCGCGCAGCTCCTCCGCCCGCTCGGTGAACCGGGCGCTCTCGACGTCCTCGCGGCCGAGGGTCTTGACCACCAGGCCGGCGTCGAAGCTCTCGTGGGCGATCTCGCTGACCTCGGCGCGCAGCTGCTGGGCGCGTTGCATGCGCGGGCTCATCACCTGCGAGTAGACGGCGTTGACGACGAACACCAGCGGGAAGACGACCAGGCCGACCAGCGCGACCACGGGGTCGGTGAGCACCAGCGCGACGGCGGTGATGGCGATCATCACGAGCGTCCCGCAGGCGAAGGGCAGCGGCGAGACGAAGTACCAGGCGGCCTCGACGTCGGAGTTGGCGTTGGACAGCAGCTGCCCGGTGGGGTGGCGCTGGTGCCAGGCCAGCGGCAGCCGCAGGTACTGCCCGGTCACGCGGCGGCGGTAGTCGGCCTGCAGCCGGTAGGCCATGATCCCGGCGAACAACCGGCGGCCGAGGATGCCGAGGATCTTGAGGACGGCGACGCCCAGGACCACGGCGACGGTGAGGGCGAGCGCGCCGGCGGTCGTGTCGCCCTCGGCGAAGGCCGGGAGGATCACGCGGTCGGTGATGCCGCCGACCACGAACGCCGACAGCACGGTCATCGCGGCGTAGACGCTGCTGGCCAGCACGGCGAGGGTGAACATGCCCGGCTGCTCGCGGATGGACAGCAGCACGTGGCGCAGGCCCCGCCGGACGACGGCGTCTCGGGCGCGGGGCACGGGTCTCCTCGGGGTCGCGACGGCGGGGGCGTCCGCACGTCCTACGTCAGGCTAACCACCTGCCGGACGACCGGCCCCGGGGTTTCCGGGGCGGGCACGATCGGTAACCCGCGGCGGTGACCGATGCTTCCCGCCCGCTCGCCGCCCGCGAGCGCGCGGCCCTCGCCGACCTGCTCGACGACCTCGGACCGGACGCGCCGACGTGCTGCGAGGGGTGGAGCACGGCGCACATGGCCGCGCACCTGGTGACCCGCGACCGCCGTCCCGACGCGATGCCGGGCTACGCGCTGGAGCGCACGCCGGTCGGCGCGGCGCTGCACGCGCACGCGGAGCGGCTCGAGGACCGGCTGCGGACCACGACGCCGTATCCGGAGCTGGTGTCGCGCGTGCGCACGGGCCCGCCGGGATGGCTGCCGGGTGGCTGGCCGCTGGCGCAGCTGGTGGACGGGCCGGAGTTCGCCATCCACCACGAGGACGTGCGGCGCGCGCAGCCGGGTTGGGAGCCGCGCGCCCTGCCGCTGCCCGACGCCGACCGGCTGTGGAGCGCCGCGCAGCTGTTCGCGCGCACGGCGGCGCCGCGGTACCCCGGCGGCCTGGTGCTGCAGCGCAGCGACGTCCCCGGGCCCGGCAGGCGGATCCGCGCGGGCTCCGACGTCACGACCGTCGAGGGCGAGCCGCTGGAGGTCCTGCTGTGGGCGACCGGCCGCGACGTCGCCCGCGTCGCCGTCCGGGGCGGGGCGCCCGCTAGCTGAGGGGGGTGTCCCGCTCCGCCCGCACCGGGGCGCCGGCCCGTGCCAGCGCCTGCTTGACGTCGCCGATCCGCAGCGTGCCGAAGTGGAAGACGCTGGCGGCGAGCACCGCGTCCGCGCCGGCCTCGACCGCGGGCGGGAAGTGCTCCACCGCGCCGGCTCCCCCGCTGGCGATGACCGGCACGCTCACCTCCCGGCGCACCGCGCGGATGAGCTCGGTGTCGAAGCCGGCGCGGGTGCCGTCGGCGTCCATCGAGTTGAGCAGCACCTCCCCCACCCCGAGCTGTGCGGCCTGCACCACCCACTCGACGGCGTCGCGGCCGGTGCCGCGGCGCCCGCCGTGCGTGGTGATCTCGAAGCCGGAGTCGGTGACGGCGCCGTCCCGGCACCGCCGGGCGTCGAGGGAGAGCACGAGCACCTGGTTGCCGAAGCGGTCGGCGATCTCGCTGATCAGCTCGGGCCGGGCGACGGCGGCGGTGTTGACCGCGACCTTGTCGGCGCCGGCGCGCAGCAGCCGGTCGACGTCGTCGGGGCTGCGCACGCCGCCGCCGACGGTGAGCGGGATGAAGACGCTCTCGGCGGTGCGCCGGACGACGTCGTAGGTGGTCTCGCGGTCGCCGGAGCTGGCGGTGATGTCGAGGAAGGTCAGCTCGTCGGCGCCCTCGGCGTCGTAGACGCGGGCCATCTCCACCGGGTCGCCGGCGTCGCGCAGGTCGACGAAGTTGACGCCCTTGACCACCCGGCCGGCGTCGACGTCGAGGCACGGGATCACGCGGACGGCGAGGCTCACGGGACCCGCACCGCGTCGGCCTCGACCTCGACGAGCATGTCGGGGTGCAGCAGCGAGGCCACGCCGATCATCGCGG from Geodermatophilus normandii includes these protein-coding regions:
- a CDS encoding ABC transporter ATP-binding protein, with protein sequence MSDGRGAIATLRRGLRTMPEFRRGLPATFALALIATAGRVVVPIAVQQVIDRGLLAPGGPDLGLVRTLVAVCAAVVLVTGVAVYRMNVRLFRTTETALAGLRSRAFRHVHDLSVLHQQGERRGSLVSRVTSDVDQLSTFMQWGGVLGVVSLGQLVVATVVMAVYSWQLTLLVLVCFVPLAIAVRWFAQRLQVAYGVVRERVGDVLAAVAESVVGAPTVRAYGIRERTAARLDRAIGRHYRAQVDAQKVTAAVFVSGEFVAAVANAAVVVVGVWLGLAGQVTAGTLVAFLFLVTLFVAPVQTASEVLNEGQNAVAGFRRVLDVLDTRPDVRDPAATGSALELPAGPLGVRLEHVTFRYAPGARPALDDVDLTLAPQRRYAVVGETGSGKTTFAKLVTRLMDPTGGRVLLGSDASGWVPLTDVAFSSLRRRVGMVPQDGFLFDATVADNVRYGRPGLTDAQVTAALEELGLGDWLAGLPGGVATAVGQRGESLSAGERQLVAIARAHVAAPDLLVLDEATSAVDPATERRLTLALDRLTEGRTTLTIAHRLSTAERADEVLVVDAGRVVQRGTHADLVDAVGPYARLHASWRRSSAGEPQAVG
- a CDS encoding ABC transporter ATP-binding protein, whose product is MPRARDAVVRRGLRHVLLSIREQPGMFTLAVLASSVYAAMTVLSAFVVGGITDRVILPAFAEGDTTAGALALTVAVVLGVAVLKILGILGRRLFAGIMAYRLQADYRRRVTGQYLRLPLAWHQRHPTGQLLSNANSDVEAAWYFVSPLPFACGTLVMIAITAVALVLTDPVVALVGLVVFPLVFVVNAVYSQVMSPRMQRAQQLRAEVSEIAHESFDAGLVVKTLGREDVESARFTERAEELRDGLVAVGRVRGLFDPLMEALPNLGTLAVLLVGAGRVASGDTDAGDLVSIAYLFTLLALPIRAIGWVLADLPRALAGFDRVTPVLDATGETPHGPDAAAGGDGGARLGLRAVDHVFDGAAAPVLSGITFDVAAGSTVAVVGPTGSGKSTLAGLLVRLVDPIAGEVLLDGVDVRRLREGEVSGQAAFVPQGTFLFDDTVRGNVTLGGDFSDDEVRAALRVAAAEDFVDRLPEGLDTRVGERGATLSGGQRQRLALARAVIRRPRLLVLDDATSAVDPTVEARILDALRSADRPSTVVVVAYRQATIALADEVVWLENGRVTARGTHEQLLATVPGYAALVRAYSQAEVAA
- a CDS encoding TIGR03085 family metal-binding protein; translation: MTDASRPLAARERAALADLLDDLGPDAPTCCEGWSTAHMAAHLVTRDRRPDAMPGYALERTPVGAALHAHAERLEDRLRTTTPYPELVSRVRTGPPGWLPGGWPLAQLVDGPEFAIHHEDVRRAQPGWEPRALPLPDADRLWSAAQLFARTAAPRYPGGLVLQRSDVPGPGRRIRAGSDVTTVEGEPLEVLLWATGRDVARVAVRGGAPAS
- the hisF gene encoding imidazole glycerol phosphate synthase subunit HisF; protein product: MSLAVRVIPCLDVDAGRVVKGVNFVDLRDAGDPVEMARVYDAEGADELTFLDITASSGDRETTYDVVRRTAESVFIPLTVGGGVRSPDDVDRLLRAGADKVAVNTAAVARPELISEIADRFGNQVLVLSLDARRCRDGAVTDSGFEITTHGGRRGTGRDAVEWVVQAAQLGVGEVLLNSMDADGTRAGFDTELIRAVRREVSVPVIASGGAGAVEHFPPAVEAGADAVLAASVFHFGTLRIGDVKQALARAGAPVRAERDTPLS